In one window of Paraburkholderia sp. BL10I2N1 DNA:
- a CDS encoding DsbA family oxidoreductase translates to MNLDDLERGAAAGEPRGLTVEVYFDFICPWCLIGKRNLEAAIRQLAEVRPDVRVEVSWISHQLLPDTPASGIPYQSFYVARLGSPEAVAARRAQVQRAGDAAGVRFAFDRIELLPNTTGAHRLFAWARAQGIAAGQAAVVERLFAAYFVHGENISDPGVLAQIGAECGLDRDAWLLHLREQPDGSRLPERRSLEAQRGVDGVPYFVFNGRFSLSGAQSSEAMLHAIMCALRESVTKMAKEY, encoded by the coding sequence GTGAACTTGGATGATTTGGAGCGGGGCGCTGCCGCTGGCGAACCTCGCGGGTTGACGGTCGAAGTCTATTTCGATTTCATTTGCCCGTGGTGCCTGATTGGGAAACGCAATCTGGAGGCGGCTATCCGTCAGCTTGCCGAAGTGCGGCCGGATGTGCGCGTCGAAGTATCGTGGATATCTCACCAGCTTCTTCCCGATACACCCGCGAGCGGTATTCCTTACCAGTCGTTTTATGTTGCTCGCCTTGGCAGTCCCGAGGCCGTCGCCGCGCGCCGTGCCCAGGTGCAACGCGCCGGCGACGCCGCCGGCGTCAGGTTTGCATTCGACCGGATCGAACTGCTGCCCAATACAACCGGTGCGCACAGACTCTTCGCCTGGGCGCGCGCGCAGGGCATTGCCGCCGGGCAGGCCGCGGTTGTCGAGCGACTGTTTGCGGCCTACTTCGTGCATGGAGAGAACATCTCCGATCCGGGTGTGCTCGCGCAGATCGGTGCCGAATGCGGTCTGGATCGCGATGCGTGGCTTCTGCACCTGCGGGAGCAGCCGGATGGGAGTCGCCTGCCCGAGCGGCGCTCGCTCGAGGCTCAACGCGGTGTGGACGGCGTTCCGTACTTCGTGTTCAACGGCAGATTCTCACTGTCGGGGGCGCAATCTTCTGAGGCGATGTTGCACGCGATCATGTGTGCCCTCAGAGAGTCAGTGACGAAAATGGCGAAGGAATACTAG
- a CDS encoding Rieske 2Fe-2S domain-containing protein, protein MTRCLQAGSIDELAPGQRKLVFADGRSIALFNIDGTVSAIDNSCPHNGASLANGQLEGTVLHCPAHGLRFDVTTGGMPGSGGLRLRTFPVRVVANRLEVVLDEALSERCEGMACSQENSGE, encoded by the coding sequence ATGACACGTTGCCTGCAAGCGGGCTCAATTGATGAGCTCGCGCCCGGCCAGCGCAAGCTGGTGTTCGCGGATGGCCGCAGCATCGCACTGTTCAATATCGACGGCACGGTCAGTGCCATCGACAACTCATGTCCGCACAACGGAGCTTCGCTCGCGAACGGTCAGCTGGAGGGGACGGTGCTGCATTGCCCGGCACACGGTTTGCGTTTCGATGTAACAACTGGCGGCATGCCGGGATCAGGCGGATTGCGCCTGAGGACTTTCCCGGTCCGGGTGGTTGCAAACCGGTTGGAGGTCGTTCTTGACGAAGCGCTGTCGGAGCGATGCGAGGGGATGGCATGCAGTCAGGAAAATAGCGGGGAATAG
- a CDS encoding DUF1989 domain-containing protein: MLNYPAAYQSTKGSALDVDKAFYQRVASQHDTRTLVESIVVPIRSGQAWTVPAGHVFRIVTIEGPQVADLNMWSLHNPRERMWASRTRQLQQAHVSTFDRLWSTLPFLRPMVTITDDSLADYGVDEHGGRVHDLLGTRCDPYVNRMLTGEDFHFHCHSNLTRAIAPYGLTEYDVHDVLNVFQCTGLNLEDKYFMKACPAKKGDYLEFFAEIDLLCALSTCPGGDLSLPMWGPDARDPLEVCRPLGIEIYRLAPQMLDGWASPPVAAYKGQHGMTLQQPQWKCSC, from the coding sequence ATGTTGAACTACCCTGCCGCCTATCAATCCACCAAGGGTTCCGCACTCGACGTCGATAAGGCGTTCTATCAACGCGTCGCTTCACAGCACGACACCCGCACGCTGGTCGAATCGATCGTCGTGCCGATCCGCTCGGGTCAGGCGTGGACCGTGCCGGCCGGCCATGTGTTTCGCATCGTGACGATCGAAGGGCCGCAGGTGGCGGACCTCAATATGTGGAGCCTGCACAACCCGCGCGAGCGCATGTGGGCCTCGCGCACGCGCCAGTTGCAGCAGGCGCATGTGAGCACGTTCGACCGTCTGTGGTCGACGCTACCGTTCCTGCGCCCGATGGTGACGATCACGGATGACAGCCTGGCCGACTACGGCGTCGACGAGCATGGTGGCCGTGTCCACGACCTGCTCGGTACGCGGTGCGATCCCTATGTAAACCGGATGCTGACCGGCGAAGATTTCCATTTCCATTGCCACTCCAACCTCACACGCGCGATCGCTCCGTACGGATTGACCGAATACGACGTCCATGATGTGCTCAACGTCTTCCAGTGCACCGGCCTGAATCTCGAAGACAAATATTTCATGAAAGCGTGCCCAGCAAAGAAGGGGGACTACCTCGAATTCTTTGCCGAGATCGACTTGCTGTGCGCGCTGTCGACCTGTCCGGGCGGCGATCTCTCGTTGCCGATGTGGGGGCCGGACGCACGCGATCCGCTGGAGGTGTGCCGACCACTCGGCATCGAGATATACCGGCTTGCACCGCAGATGCTGGATGGATGGGCGTCGCCACCCGTCGCCGCGTACAAGGGGCAGCATGGCATGACACTGCAGCAGCCACAATGGAAGTGCAGCTGTTGA
- a CDS encoding LytTR family DNA-binding domain-containing protein produces MKIRQPRTAAQHNDGKFRSPEVSRAPTALIAEDEPPIAAALQRELAAAWPELQIVATVGNGHAAIEQIGALQPDVAFLDISMPGATGLDVARACANLAAPPQIVFVTAYDEYALDAFDAAAIDYLLKPVDAARLARTVDRLRVQLARAPTDGAPGAQVQADLQRLLGQLEQITRGVQLGNRTQDTGRNAPLRYLRASSGRDIRIVPVEEVLYFEAADKYVVITTRTGELLIRTSLKELCVQLDPARFWQVHRSTVVNVDQVESASVSALGTMSLKLRGHSGAVTVSKQYAHLFRQM; encoded by the coding sequence ATGAAGATCCGACAGCCACGCACCGCGGCACAGCATAACGACGGCAAGTTTCGTTCGCCGGAGGTGTCTCGCGCTCCCACTGCGCTGATCGCCGAGGACGAACCGCCGATTGCTGCCGCGCTTCAGCGGGAGCTGGCAGCGGCGTGGCCTGAGTTGCAGATCGTCGCGACGGTCGGCAACGGCCACGCTGCCATCGAGCAAATTGGCGCATTGCAACCGGACGTTGCGTTCCTCGACATCTCGATGCCGGGCGCGACCGGTCTCGATGTTGCGCGCGCGTGCGCGAATCTCGCGGCTCCGCCGCAGATCGTGTTCGTGACCGCGTACGACGAGTACGCGCTGGACGCGTTTGACGCCGCCGCCATCGACTATCTTCTGAAGCCTGTCGATGCCGCGCGGCTCGCGCGCACGGTCGACCGGTTACGGGTACAGCTTGCCCGTGCGCCAACGGATGGGGCGCCCGGCGCGCAGGTGCAGGCGGATCTGCAACGCCTGCTCGGTCAGTTGGAGCAGATCACGCGCGGCGTCCAACTAGGGAACCGCACGCAGGACACGGGACGCAATGCGCCGCTACGCTATCTGCGCGCATCCAGCGGACGTGACATCAGGATCGTGCCGGTGGAAGAGGTGTTGTACTTCGAGGCTGCCGACAAGTATGTCGTGATCACGACGCGCACTGGAGAACTGCTGATTCGCACGAGCCTCAAGGAACTGTGCGTGCAACTAGACCCGGCGCGCTTCTGGCAGGTGCACCGAAGCACTGTGGTGAATGTCGACCAGGTGGAAAGCGCATCCGTCAGCGCACTAGGGACAATGTCACTCAAGCTGCGCGGCCACAGTGGCGCGGTTACGGTTAGCAAACAATACGCCCATCTGTTCCGGCAGATGTGA
- a CDS encoding histidine kinase: MDRMIPGSNVRFPDASAGLPVPAKQLLAEFAREAVLVVIGNALIAAGLTAVGIGKSLGENLVFSEAIGLSIMLLLHVGRFHLQRRNALTAPRLAIVMVVAIIAGAAIGRVVASALLGLDIGKTFATKEIATTGWIALVATLLVTWYGWSRARIAGLSEQVARTAWLQEAAEKTALRARLQALQAQIEPHFLFNTLATLDSLIVSDPQRARALLVSLNRFLRATLEASRTESETLSVQFAVLDSMLAVHAMRLGPRLAYSLDLPVDCTNLAVPPMLLQPLVENALKHGIQAAVAGGRIEVRAKRGEQDVELTVTDTGPGFGATPGTHGTGIGLANVRDRLVALYGERASLTLIENAPHGIVARVLLPADDAHRLEGVGSA, encoded by the coding sequence ATGGATCGCATGATTCCTGGCAGCAACGTCAGATTTCCCGATGCGTCCGCCGGACTGCCTGTCCCGGCGAAACAACTGCTGGCCGAGTTTGCCCGCGAGGCCGTGCTCGTCGTCATTGGCAACGCATTGATTGCGGCTGGCCTTACCGCAGTCGGCATCGGCAAAAGCCTCGGAGAAAACCTTGTCTTCAGCGAGGCGATCGGGCTGTCGATCATGCTGCTGCTCCACGTCGGCCGCTTTCATCTTCAGCGCAGGAACGCGCTCACTGCGCCCAGGCTTGCCATCGTGATGGTCGTCGCCATCATCGCAGGCGCCGCGATTGGGCGGGTCGTTGCGAGCGCGCTGCTCGGCCTCGACATCGGCAAGACGTTCGCCACCAAAGAAATTGCTACGACTGGCTGGATCGCGCTGGTCGCGACGCTGCTGGTGACCTGGTATGGCTGGTCGCGAGCCCGGATCGCCGGTCTGAGCGAGCAGGTGGCTCGCACTGCGTGGCTGCAGGAAGCCGCCGAAAAAACCGCGCTGCGTGCCCGTCTACAGGCATTGCAGGCGCAGATTGAGCCGCACTTTCTCTTCAACACGCTGGCGACCCTCGATAGCTTGATCGTGTCCGATCCGCAGCGCGCACGCGCACTGCTCGTGAGTCTCAACCGGTTTTTGCGGGCAACGCTGGAAGCGTCGAGAACCGAAAGCGAGACCCTGTCGGTTCAGTTTGCGGTGCTGGACTCGATGCTTGCCGTGCACGCGATGCGCCTTGGCCCGAGACTCGCGTATTCGCTCGATCTTCCGGTCGATTGCACAAATCTGGCGGTGCCGCCGATGCTGCTGCAACCTCTCGTCGAAAACGCACTGAAGCATGGTATCCAGGCCGCGGTGGCAGGCGGACGGATCGAGGTGCGGGCAAAGCGCGGCGAACAGGACGTCGAACTCACCGTCACCGACACGGGCCCCGGCTTCGGTGCCACGCCGGGTACGCACGGCACAGGCATCGGACTCGCAAACGTGCGGGACCGGCTTGTCGCGCTCTATGGCGAGCGCGCTTCGCTGACCCTCATAGAGAACGCACCGCACGGTATTGTTGCGAGAGTCCTGCTACCGGCGGACGATGCTCATCGACTGGAAGGGGTTGGGAGCGCATGA
- a CDS encoding DUF2306 domain-containing protein, protein MSTAIAVHIAAATLSVILGTAVLLTDKGTPRHKWLGRLWVAAMFATTLSSFDIRELNPGHFSWVHGLSLLTFVSLGRAIWAIRQGNVHGHQLAMRGSFIGLVLAGIAAVATPHRLLNIVVTGWIA, encoded by the coding sequence ATGTCTACCGCTATCGCCGTGCATATAGCCGCTGCAACCCTTTCTGTCATACTGGGAACGGCCGTGCTTCTGACCGACAAGGGAACCCCGCGGCACAAGTGGCTCGGCCGTCTCTGGGTGGCGGCGATGTTCGCCACTACGCTCAGTTCGTTCGACATCCGGGAATTGAATCCGGGGCATTTTTCCTGGGTGCACGGGCTGTCGTTACTGACGTTTGTAAGCCTCGGGCGAGCGATCTGGGCTATCCGGCAAGGCAACGTTCACGGTCACCAACTCGCCATGCGCGGATCGTTCATCGGCCTCGTCCTGGCCGGTATCGCCGCAGTGGCTACGCCGCACCGTTTGCTGAATATCGTCGTGACGGGATGGATCGCATGA
- a CDS encoding DUF1326 domain-containing protein has protein sequence MTTAWKMKGDYLKSCNCIATCPCDTMGVPYPDKGCEGMAGMRITEGYFGDVRLEGLIWAATYHWPGALHEGNGTMQPLIDERATPEQRDALLQILGGQHGGTFFEILASIVTTFLDPQFVPITFEFDKARRKAHVIVPGILDTESAPLIVPATSEEQRVVVQLPNGFEYREMEVAQTVTLKGTGAIKFNHAGTHSSLAQVEHTPTGLAG, from the coding sequence ATGACTACGGCATGGAAAATGAAGGGGGACTATCTCAAGAGCTGCAATTGCATCGCTACCTGCCCCTGCGACACGATGGGCGTGCCCTATCCAGACAAGGGCTGCGAGGGGATGGCGGGCATGCGTATCACTGAGGGCTATTTCGGCGACGTCCGCCTGGAAGGTCTCATCTGGGCCGCTACCTACCACTGGCCCGGCGCGCTGCACGAGGGTAACGGCACGATGCAGCCGCTGATCGATGAGCGCGCCACCCCGGAACAGCGCGACGCGCTTCTGCAGATTCTTGGCGGACAACACGGTGGTACCTTCTTCGAGATTCTGGCATCGATCGTCACGACCTTCCTCGACCCGCAGTTTGTTCCCATCACGTTCGAGTTTGACAAGGCTCGTCGCAAAGCGCACGTGATTGTGCCGGGCATTCTGGATACCGAGTCCGCACCGCTCATCGTGCCCGCCACCAGCGAAGAGCAGCGGGTCGTAGTACAACTTCCGAATGGGTTTGAATACCGGGAGATGGAAGTTGCCCAGACCGTGACCTTAAAGGGGACCGGCGCGATAAAGTTCAACCACGCCGGCACCCACAGCTCGCTGGCTCAGGTGGAGCACACGCCAACAGGCCTCGCCGGCTGA
- a CDS encoding carbonic anhydrase family protein, producing MCDIDEYPRHYGGSGRRNFLKLASTATVLGLVGGGLFSGPTHADALTKAQRDSMTPEQIIEAMKRGNARFQRGERKPRNYLNEQRASASGQYPAAVLLSCIDSRAPAEVIMDLGIGDIFNCRVAGNVENNDILGSMEFACKLAGAKVVLVMGHTKCGAVKGAIANAELGNLTGLLARIKPAVEATTYTGDRSATNYDFVDAVARKNVELTVADIRRDSPVLAELETQSRIKITGAMYNIGTGAVEFFG from the coding sequence ATGTGCGACATAGATGAATATCCCCGACACTATGGCGGCTCAGGTCGCCGGAATTTTCTCAAGCTGGCCAGTACCGCGACGGTGCTCGGGCTTGTCGGTGGTGGGCTCTTCTCAGGGCCGACACACGCCGATGCGTTGACCAAGGCACAGCGCGACAGCATGACGCCAGAGCAGATCATCGAGGCAATGAAGCGGGGGAACGCGCGCTTCCAGAGGGGCGAGAGGAAACCACGCAATTACCTGAACGAGCAGAGGGCGAGCGCCAGTGGGCAGTACCCCGCAGCCGTGCTGCTTAGTTGTATCGACTCGCGCGCGCCAGCTGAAGTGATCATGGACCTCGGTATCGGTGATATCTTCAATTGCCGTGTCGCGGGCAACGTCGAAAACAACGACATTCTTGGCAGCATGGAGTTCGCATGCAAACTGGCTGGGGCAAAGGTCGTCCTGGTGATGGGTCACACAAAGTGTGGCGCCGTCAAGGGTGCGATCGCCAACGCTGAACTAGGCAATCTCACCGGACTATTGGCCAGGATCAAACCCGCGGTGGAGGCTACGACCTACACAGGTGATCGTTCCGCGACGAACTACGATTTCGTGGACGCCGTGGCACGCAAGAACGTCGAGCTGACAGTGGCGGACATTCGCAGGGATAGCCCGGTGCTCGCAGAACTGGAAACCCAAAGCAGGATCAAGATTACCGGTGCAATGTACAACATTGGAACGGGCGCGGTGGAATTCTTCGGCTGA
- a CDS encoding ABC transporter permease yields MMLWLRAIFAGQAGRVAGTVSGLALTVGLLGTLGAFVVSSSERMARNATASLPVDWQVLLAPGADASALIPAVAAATPWSALQVVQYADTSGFTATAGGTTQTTGPGKALGVEPGYAARFPAQIRLLLGSPDGVLVLAQTAANLHVSPGDTITITRVAAPPVDVRVSGIVALPNEDAMFQAIGTPKGLAPQAPPDNVLVMPGDLWHRVFDPQRVARPDTAATQLHVRISHGHMAADPDTAFIDAQRTANNFEVRAAGRATVANNLAARLDAVRADALYAKMLFLLLGVPGVALALLVTLAVADAGSQRRLREQALLRIRGASILQILRLAWLEAAVMGVMGVIAGLALAAAFAAAGWRATDPRLVMPWFAGAALLGFAAAVAAFLLPAWRHATGSTVLEARAVSGPRAAPRWQRLYLDVALLAIGIVVFRSISGPGYQLVLAPEGVPQTSIRYEAFIGPLCLWVGSGLLWLRLVRLVLGRAKPGVRAVVAPFAHDLAPLIAASLSRQRDRIAKGVALVSLAFAFAASTAIFNTTYNAQSRVDAELTNGADVTVTGTTVRPAAALLSRLRAIRGVADAEPLMHRYAYVGADLQDLLGIDPLRISRATTLSDTYFANHDAAKTLEQLAHTPDGILVSEETVTDYQLKPGDQLNLRLQNVVDHRYHAVTFRFVGVAREFPTAPKDSFLVANASYVARHTGSDAAEVVLVRAPADVDGVARAARDMTAATPELKITTLGEIHAFVSSSLTAIDLAGITVLELAFSVLMIAGATGLVLGLGLAERRRSFTILSALGARPAQLGGFLWSEGLFVIVSGAVMGLGTGAGIAGALVAILAGVFDPPPETLSVPWVYLTLTAVTGVACGTVAVGLVHALSTKPDLEALRSG; encoded by the coding sequence ATGATGCTCTGGCTCAGGGCGATCTTCGCCGGACAGGCGGGCCGGGTGGCCGGCACGGTCAGCGGTCTGGCGTTGACTGTCGGCCTGCTGGGGACGCTCGGGGCGTTTGTTGTATCGTCATCGGAGCGCATGGCGCGCAATGCCACTGCCAGCCTACCGGTCGACTGGCAAGTCCTGCTGGCGCCGGGCGCGGATGCGTCGGCGCTGATTCCAGCCGTGGCGGCCGCCACGCCCTGGTCGGCACTGCAGGTGGTGCAATACGCGGACACCTCAGGGTTCACGGCGACAGCTGGCGGGACCACGCAGACTACCGGTCCTGGCAAGGCGCTCGGGGTGGAGCCGGGCTACGCAGCTCGATTCCCCGCGCAGATCCGCTTGCTGCTCGGCTCGCCGGACGGCGTGCTGGTCCTGGCACAGACAGCGGCCAATCTGCACGTGTCGCCGGGCGATACGATCACGATTACGCGGGTCGCTGCGCCGCCGGTTGACGTCAGGGTCTCCGGCATCGTCGCATTGCCCAACGAGGACGCGATGTTCCAGGCAATCGGCACGCCGAAAGGTCTTGCGCCTCAGGCGCCGCCGGACAACGTGCTGGTCATGCCGGGCGATCTCTGGCATCGCGTATTCGATCCGCAGCGCGTGGCGCGTCCCGACACTGCAGCAACACAACTGCACGTACGGATCTCGCACGGGCACATGGCGGCGGATCCCGACACCGCGTTCATCGACGCGCAGAGAACCGCCAACAACTTTGAGGTGCGTGCGGCAGGGCGAGCCACAGTCGCGAACAACCTCGCAGCCCGACTCGACGCCGTACGAGCCGACGCGCTCTACGCAAAGATGCTGTTCCTCCTCCTGGGTGTCCCCGGCGTGGCACTGGCATTGCTCGTGACATTGGCTGTAGCAGACGCTGGATCGCAGCGCCGGCTTCGAGAGCAGGCGCTGCTCCGCATCCGCGGTGCGTCGATTTTGCAGATATTGCGGCTTGCGTGGCTGGAGGCGGCTGTGATGGGCGTCATGGGCGTGATAGCGGGCCTTGCACTTGCCGCCGCGTTTGCAGCTGCAGGGTGGCGAGCGACTGACCCGCGACTCGTCATGCCATGGTTTGCAGGCGCCGCGCTGCTCGGTTTCGCGGCGGCAGTTGCGGCCTTCCTGTTGCCGGCATGGCGCCACGCGACCGGCTCGACAGTACTGGAGGCGCGAGCCGTCAGCGGCCCACGCGCGGCACCCCGGTGGCAGCGCCTCTACCTGGATGTCGCGCTGCTGGCGATCGGCATCGTCGTGTTTCGCAGCATTAGCGGTCCAGGCTACCAACTGGTGCTTGCGCCCGAGGGCGTGCCGCAGACGTCGATCCGCTACGAGGCATTTATCGGGCCGTTATGCCTGTGGGTCGGCTCCGGTCTGCTGTGGCTCCGGCTTGTTCGGCTCGTACTGGGTCGCGCGAAGCCTGGCGTCAGGGCGGTGGTGGCACCGTTCGCGCACGACCTGGCGCCGTTGATCGCGGCCTCTCTGTCACGCCAGCGTGACCGCATTGCCAAAGGCGTGGCGCTAGTCTCGCTGGCTTTCGCGTTCGCGGCGTCGACGGCGATCTTCAATACCACGTACAACGCGCAGTCCCGAGTCGACGCGGAGCTGACCAACGGCGCCGACGTGACCGTGACGGGCACCACGGTACGGCCTGCGGCCGCGCTCCTCTCGCGGTTGCGGGCGATCCGCGGCGTGGCCGATGCCGAGCCGCTGATGCATCGCTATGCCTACGTCGGTGCGGACCTGCAGGATCTGCTTGGTATCGATCCGTTGCGGATCAGCCGGGCGACAACGCTTTCGGATACGTATTTCGCGAATCACGATGCAGCGAAGACGCTGGAGCAGCTGGCGCACACGCCCGATGGCATTCTGGTGTCCGAGGAGACCGTCACCGACTACCAGCTCAAGCCTGGCGACCAGTTGAACCTGCGGCTGCAGAACGTCGTCGATCACCGGTACCATGCGGTCACGTTTCGTTTCGTCGGCGTCGCTCGCGAATTTCCGACTGCACCGAAGGACTCGTTTCTCGTTGCGAACGCGTCGTATGTTGCACGGCACACGGGTTCCGACGCCGCCGAAGTGGTGCTGGTCCGCGCGCCCGCAGATGTGGACGGCGTCGCTCGCGCGGCGCGTGACATGACTGCCGCGACGCCGGAGCTCAAGATCACGACGCTTGGCGAGATTCACGCCTTCGTCAGCTCGAGCCTGACCGCGATCGACCTGGCCGGCATCACGGTTCTCGAACTGGCGTTTTCGGTGCTGATGATCGCCGGCGCGACCGGCCTGGTGCTGGGCCTCGGCCTGGCAGAGCGGCGGCGCAGCTTCACGATCCTGTCCGCGCTTGGCGCGCGCCCGGCGCAACTGGGAGGCTTTCTATGGAGTGAGGGATTGTTTGTCATCGTCAGCGGCGCAGTGATGGGACTCGGCACGGGCGCAGGCATTGCGGGCGCGCTGGTCGCGATACTGGCCGGTGTGTTTGACCCGCCGCCCGAAACGCTTTCGGTACCGTGGGTTTATCTGACGTTGACCGCCGTCACCGGTGTGGCGTGCGGAACGGTTGCGGTCGGCCTCGTACATGCGCTGTCGACGAAGCCCGACCTCGAAGCGTTACGAAGCGGATAG
- a CDS encoding ATP-binding cassette domain-containing protein — protein sequence MPDVLVRGIDVTRRFQHGNVRVDALQPASFAVRGGDRIAIVGPSGSGKSTLLHLIADLDRPSSGELTWPALGLPGTLRPACIGIVFQAPSLLPALSAVENVELLLRLTGRMSSPRRTAMRALHAVGLGTVAGKYPDELSGGQAQRIAVARAIVLQPKLVLADEPTGQLDQRTAQETVDALLAAVEGTGTAMVLATHDPSIAQRMSLTWHIEHGRLRTPDTDCGPAAPGSDPNASVKVRR from the coding sequence ATGCCTGATGTCTTGGTCCGTGGCATCGATGTCACGCGGCGCTTCCAGCACGGCAACGTCCGGGTCGATGCGCTTCAGCCGGCTTCGTTCGCCGTGCGAGGCGGTGACCGGATTGCGATCGTCGGGCCATCCGGCAGCGGCAAGTCGACACTACTGCATCTGATTGCCGATCTCGACCGGCCGAGCAGCGGTGAGCTCACGTGGCCGGCACTGGGACTCCCGGGAACGCTGCGCCCGGCATGTATCGGCATCGTGTTCCAGGCGCCGAGCCTGCTCCCGGCGTTGAGCGCCGTGGAGAATGTCGAGCTTCTGCTGCGGCTCACCGGCAGAATGTCATCCCCTCGCCGCACCGCCATGCGGGCGCTGCATGCGGTCGGACTCGGCACCGTCGCTGGCAAATATCCGGACGAATTGTCGGGCGGCCAGGCACAACGGATTGCGGTCGCCCGTGCGATTGTCCTGCAACCGAAGCTCGTTCTCGCCGACGAGCCGACTGGACAGCTGGACCAGCGGACCGCGCAGGAGACAGTCGATGCATTACTTGCGGCGGTCGAGGGAACCGGTACAGCCATGGTCCTCGCCACCCACGACCCATCGATTGCACAGCGTATGAGTCTCACGTGGCACATCGAGCACGGACGCCTGCGCACGCCGGACACCGACTGCGGGCCGGCAGCCCCGGGATCCGACCCGAACGCGTCAGTCAAGGTGCGGCGATGA
- a CDS encoding ABC transporter ATP-binding protein: protein MAILIASDLYRFFHTREFETLALRGVSLALEAGELVAVTGPSGSGKSTLLACLAGLDEPDGGHVEVLGKRLTRQPEVDRARIRAEAVGMLLQCGNLFSTLTVAENILLPMRLARCIDPVRIAELLFHVGLTERRDARPGQLSGGELARAGLAVALAARPKVLLADEPTGEVDAGTEARILELLRRECDAGTAVLIATHSPGISSCADRIIRLRDGRVAHA, encoded by the coding sequence ATGGCGATCCTCATCGCTTCGGACCTGTACCGGTTCTTCCACACGCGAGAATTCGAGACGCTCGCTTTGCGCGGTGTCAGTCTCGCGCTGGAGGCCGGCGAACTGGTCGCCGTCACGGGGCCGTCCGGGAGCGGCAAGTCGACACTGCTGGCCTGCCTCGCCGGGCTCGATGAGCCGGACGGCGGACATGTCGAGGTGCTCGGCAAGCGTCTCACGCGGCAGCCGGAAGTTGACCGGGCGCGCATTCGGGCCGAGGCCGTCGGCATGCTGCTGCAGTGCGGCAACCTTTTTTCGACGCTCACCGTTGCCGAGAACATCCTGCTGCCGATGCGGCTGGCCCGCTGTATCGACCCCGTTCGAATTGCGGAACTGCTGTTCCATGTCGGGCTCACGGAGCGCCGCGACGCGCGACCGGGGCAGCTGTCCGGGGGCGAGCTTGCACGCGCCGGACTCGCCGTCGCGCTCGCCGCCAGACCGAAGGTGTTGCTGGCAGACGAACCGACCGGCGAAGTCGATGCAGGCACGGAAGCCCGCATACTCGAACTTTTGCGGCGGGAGTGCGACGCTGGCACCGCGGTCCTCATCGCGACCCACAGCCCCGGCATCAGCTCTTGCGCCGATCGCATCATAAGACTGCGGGATGGGAGGGTTGCCCATGCCTGA